The DNA segment cttatcttagtttttctgacattatctgggtctcctaaattgattgcttctgtatcattcaggttaggcTTGAGTTTTTCCTCAAAATGgtttaattctttactaatctcttcaaaggcctcatcctcatcatattctgattcatcatcacactatatttcttggattattatttcaaaatGAGATTGagttttaagactgggccgaagattcctcatgcatttcatgcattgaaaccagcataaaaagaactatatagggaaaaaaaacaaaaaaaaactatcaggaatgatggaaaagggaaattgcatttcattaaaaataaatataacaaggtttatacatccaaacggacgaaacatagaatctgaattacaaccctggaataatccagttaaactgaaagaaaatcaaagcaaactaccaaaactccttccgggtagggagatGAGTAGCctcccaattgttaagctttgcactcgtcccaacaaactgcacatctgctttgctagaaccttctccaacttccaccatgttcacatcgtcgAACAACCTCTCAAACCttttaattaactcttcatcaatgtcaaccacCAAACTGGGAATTGTTGTCACTGGGCGTTTCCTGGTATCGGGATTGACAAACgacctggagagacgtgggataggctttggaagtgcccatgccctctgtttcaaatTTCTATACCTTTTCACATCTACGGCTGTGGGTTTGAATCCTAGACCAAATGTACCCAAGTTTTTAGGGAGGGACACCGGACGTATGATACCCTGTAGAGATGCACCCAGACCCTTACCAGGTACAAAGCcattttcagcatttcaaaggcCACCATAACTGATGCGGCGGTTACCTTTGGAATTAGAACGCATTTCCCTTCTGTAATTTTCTCGACCGAcactgtttcaaaaacttgatagacccagggacctttatCATCTTCAACCCTAATGAACGGGACAACGacatcactgtgagcacacaaattatcctcgcaaTGCATggcaatttcctgtctatcccatttgaacttgaccatctggtgcagagtGGACGGGATTGCTTTGGCGACATGAATCCAATGTCGACCTAACAACAAATTGTAGGAGACGACTACgtccagcacctgaaactccatggtgaattccatcggtcctattgtcaactcaagcactatatcaccaaccgaatctttccctccaccgtcaaacccccgaatgcagatactattcttgtgaatcctctcatcatccactttcaaattgttcagagtagagagagggaaaatgtttgcactggaaccattgtcaaccaataccctggTAACCACAAAATCTTCATATTTCaccgtaagatagagggctctattgtgctcagtaccttccacaggcaactcatcatcagagaaagTGACCCTTTTCAACTCAAATATCTTGTTGgcgatcttttccagatggttcactgagatTTTGTCGGGAACGTGAGCCTCGTTCcgaattttcatcaaggcccgacgattctcgtctgagtggattaacaatgacaacaacGAAATCTGAGCAGACATCTTTCTCAATTGCTCTACGACGGAAtagtcttgtaccttcatttttctcagaaactCCTCCGACATTTCTTCTGTTACCGCTTTATTTACTagaactgggttatctttggaggttttagcATTTCTTAACTCTTCCGAGGCAAAGCATCTCCTTGAATGAGTTAATCCATGGGCCTcgttgacttcttctttcacttcctttcccttgtaggtcactgtcacccgttcataattccacaggatagccttgctgttgactatcggcaACAGGGTTACAAGCTTGATGATGAGAGGATCCgtacgggcaccctctacaattacgataggcttgtttgccactcctgccaaaaccacttttgacttttcgtattttgctgcaacatcacttggggaCCCTTTCTTGACTACCACAAATGGTTCACCGTTTGTCTTGTTCACTGATCTCTCAATTGTTGGTTTTTCAATTGGCTTGACctcactagaccgaatcatcatgacagtttgtgaaggcttcttgggctcccctcccttatgtactatctcgatcatgtttgtcTCCTGATAGGTTggtagtgggttctggttgatattgggtgcctctggggtttggacttcaatccggttagtgtcaatgagctcctggatggtatttttcaagtgccaacacttcttcgtatcatgccccggagtaccagaacaatattcacagcttatagagttatcaagattctttggaggcgGATTTGACAATTTCTACTCAATTGGCCTTAGCATATCGAATTgcctcagcctgtggaacaaactgggataggactctcccaatgggATGAAGGTTTTCTTCCactgcaacctctcatttttaaatgcttgattgggccggaaacctagGCCGgtagggtttcggtaggctcgtaaGGGTGGGTGAgaattttgtggagctaggtagcTATTTTGTGGGGCtggtgcacgccattgtgcatAGGCAGGAGGTTAAGTGTATgtttgggcgtggtggatagaaaaatcAGGGTCTAGTGATGGGAAGTAATGCtggggtggattatacggggtTTGGGTATCGGTTTGGGGGTGGGATCGAGGCTGAATATAATGGTGTGACGGGTCCCtaggtccaaaccatgatcccAAATTAattgttgccacatcttctttcttcttcttttcgatTACTCCCCCAATACCATTCTGAATGActtgggtagttgccttaatagccgagtaACGTAGGATTTTGTTTGActtaagcccttcttccaccatgccacccatctttactacctcgttgaaggacttgcctatggccgataCCAGATGGCCGTAGTAAGTGGGCTCCAGGaactgcagaaaataatccaccatttcactctctttcatcgaAGGGTCAACCCGTGCCGCTTGTTTTCTCCAACGAAAACCGtactccctgaaactttcactaggcttcttctccaTCTTAGTCAGAGACAAACGATCTGGAACAATTTCGAGGTTGTATTGAAAATTACAAgcgaatgcctgggccaaatcatcccatgtatactaTCGGCTGTGATCCTgatgagtgtaccactccaatgttgCTCCGCTCAGACTcaggctaaagtatgccatcaatagATCTTCTTTACCActggctcctctcattttactgcacaATCCCCTCAAATGGGCCACCGGGTCTCCTGGCCCGTCATACagatcaaatttgggcattttgaatccCACTGGCAGTTGAACATCAGGAAATAGACacagatccttgtaagccacgctcacctggcctcccaatccctgcataTTTTTGAATGATTGTTCCAAGATTttaaccttcctgaacatctcctcctgttctggatttttaggtggtttctctgTCTCAACAGGGAGGTCAAAATAAAGGGTGTAGGAGTAAGGTTTTGGGGCTTTGAAAGTAGGctccgggggatagtattggttatcttgggttTGGAATAGAGGCTCACTAGAAGATTGGTGGAGCGTagcgggtgggggtgccacgaaaataggggttgctggtggaggagggtatggaactggt comes from the Nicotiana sylvestris chromosome 4, ASM39365v2, whole genome shotgun sequence genome and includes:
- the LOC138889677 gene encoding uncharacterized protein; translation: MEKKPSESFREYGFRWRKQAARVDPSMKESEMVDYFLQFLEPTYYGHLVSAIGKSFNEVVKMGGMVEEGLKSNKILRYSAIKATTQVIQNGIGGVIEKKKKEDVELIDTNRIEVQTPEAPNINQNPLPTYQETNMIEIVHKGGEPKKPSQTVMMIRSSEVKPIEKPTIERSVNKTNGEPFVVVKKGSPSDVAAKYEKSKVVLAGVANKPIVIVEGARTDPLIIKLVTLLPIVNSKAILWNYERVTVTYKGKEVKEEVNEAHGLTHSRRCFASEELRNAKTSKDNPVLVNKAVTEEMSEEFLRKMKVQDYSVVEQLRKMSAQISLLSLLIHSDENRRALMKIRNEAHVPDKISVNHLEKIANKIFELKRVTFSDDELPVEGTEHNRALYLTVKYEDFVVTRVLVDNGSSANIFPLSTLNNLKVLDVVVSYNLLLGRHWIHVAKAIPSTLHQMVKFKWDRQEIAMHCEDNLCAHSDVVVPFIRVEDDKGPWVYQVFETVSVEKITEGKCVLIPKGIIRPVSLPKNLGTFGLGFKPTAVDVKRYRNLKQRAWALPKPIPRLSRSFVNPDTRKRPVTTIPSLVVDIDEELIKRFERLFDDVNMVEVGEGSSKADVQFVGTSAKLNNWEATHLPTRKEFW